The Paenibacillus macerans genome includes a window with the following:
- the speE gene encoding polyamine aminopropyltransferase, with protein MELWFTEKQTPVFGITAKIRETLVTEKTEFQDLAMIDTEEFGRMLVLDGMVMTTVKDEFVYHEMMAHPALCTHPNPKHVLVVGGGDGGVIRETIKHPEVEKAVLVEIDGKVIEYSKKYLPEIAGALDNPRVEVQVADGYMHIIESKNKYDVIMVDSTEPVGPAAPLFERGFYQGIYEALKDDGIFVAQTDNPWFKADLIQRVNKDVKEIFPIVRVYGANIPTYPSGLWTFTMGSKVHDPLEAKESKIPELDTKYYTPRIHKAAFVLPKFVEDLVK; from the coding sequence ATGGAACTGTGGTTTACGGAGAAGCAGACGCCGGTCTTTGGCATTACGGCGAAAATACGCGAAACGCTGGTCACGGAAAAAACGGAATTTCAGGACCTGGCGATGATCGATACCGAGGAATTCGGGCGGATGCTGGTGCTGGACGGCATGGTGATGACGACGGTCAAAGACGAGTTCGTTTATCATGAAATGATGGCCCATCCGGCGCTCTGCACCCATCCAAACCCGAAGCATGTGCTAGTGGTTGGCGGCGGCGACGGCGGGGTGATCCGCGAAACGATCAAGCATCCGGAAGTGGAAAAGGCGGTGCTGGTGGAGATCGACGGCAAGGTCATCGAATATTCGAAAAAATATTTGCCGGAAATCGCCGGCGCGCTGGACAACCCCCGGGTTGAAGTTCAGGTGGCCGACGGCTACATGCATATTATAGAAAGCAAAAATAAGTACGACGTCATCATGGTTGATTCTACCGAACCGGTGGGACCTGCGGCGCCTTTGTTCGAGCGCGGATTCTACCAAGGCATTTACGAAGCGTTGAAGGACGACGGCATCTTCGTTGCCCAGACGGACAACCCCTGGTTTAAGGCGGATTTGATCCAAAGAGTGAACAAGGACGTCAAGGAGATTTTTCCGATCGTCCGCGTATACGGAGCCAACATTCCCACCTACCCGAGCGGATTATGGACGTTCACAATGGGCAGTAAGGTGCATGACCCTCTGGAAGCGAAAGAGTCGAAAATCCCCGAGCTGGATACCAAATACTACACGCCGCGGATTCACAAGGCCGCGTTTGTGCTGCCGAAATTCGTGGAAGACCTTGTGAAATAG
- a CDS encoding transglycosylase domain-containing protein, producing the protein MQKLARSDRYHQRKPRRAWRLLFKLTLGAGLLGVCAAGILLLYLYQADLPLADSDRNSQLIDSKGNTIAVFSDGGKNRESVDLPEISPWLIKATLATEDRHFYDHFGFDLKGMARAALVNLKEMGNVQGASTLTQQLARNLFLSHERTWSRKIKEALYTAQLEMKYDKDDILRMYLNEIYYGHGSYGIEAAARMYFGKPAKDLSLAESAMLAGVPKGPTYYSPFNHMKNAKDRQRTVLSAMVATGDISREEADRAYDEMLAFQSPKQQNPVDKAPYFRDYIRSVVVDELGFDETLLEHGGLNIYTTLDPDAQQAAEAAVASELGNTPELEAALISIDPRNGYVKALVGGANYKQSQYNHVFATTRQPGSSFKPIMYLSALASGKMTSASKFSSQPTLFHYDDNRKTYSPKNFGDKYLGEIDMRQAIAHSDNIYAVNTILTVGAEQVIELGRKMGITSPLQPVPSLALGTSPVSPFEMATAFAVIGNQGRSVKPVAVLKITDSSGRVLYEAKTPKPEQIVDPAAAYVLTSLMESVFETGGTGNRVAGEIKRPVAGKTGTTGTDAWLVGFTPELSTAVWVGYDKGKTLGTAESRKAAPIFAKYTEKALEKVPPKIFPIPDGVVSVYIDPETGKLATTDCPDKKLEVFIQGTEPTEYCEAHGEGKPEPLPEPAQTEKRETHSWWNDLKRWWMD; encoded by the coding sequence GTGCAGAAACTCGCTCGCAGTGACAGATACCACCAGCGCAAGCCCCGCCGGGCTTGGCGGCTGCTGTTCAAGCTTACGCTCGGCGCCGGACTGCTGGGCGTATGCGCCGCTGGCATCCTGCTGCTATACCTGTATCAGGCCGATCTGCCCCTGGCGGATTCCGACCGAAACTCGCAGTTGATCGACAGCAAGGGGAACACGATCGCCGTTTTTTCGGACGGCGGCAAAAACCGCGAAAGCGTGGATCTCCCGGAGATTTCACCTTGGCTGATCAAGGCGACACTGGCAACCGAAGACCGGCATTTTTACGATCATTTCGGCTTTGACTTGAAAGGCATGGCCCGTGCGGCCCTTGTAAATTTAAAGGAGATGGGCAATGTTCAAGGGGCCAGCACGTTGACGCAGCAGCTCGCCCGCAATCTGTTTCTCAGCCATGAGCGGACCTGGTCGCGAAAAATTAAAGAGGCTTTATACACGGCCCAGTTGGAAATGAAATACGACAAGGACGACATCCTCCGCATGTATTTGAACGAAATTTACTACGGCCACGGCTCATACGGAATCGAGGCCGCCGCGCGAATGTACTTCGGCAAGCCCGCCAAAGACCTGAGCCTGGCCGAAAGCGCCATGCTGGCCGGAGTGCCCAAGGGGCCCACGTATTATTCGCCTTTTAATCATATGAAAAACGCCAAAGACCGGCAGCGCACCGTACTCTCGGCCATGGTCGCTACCGGGGACATTTCCCGGGAGGAGGCGGATCGCGCCTATGACGAGATGCTGGCCTTTCAGTCGCCGAAGCAGCAAAATCCCGTGGACAAAGCTCCTTACTTCCGCGATTACATCCGCAGCGTCGTGGTGGATGAACTGGGGTTCGATGAAACGCTGCTGGAGCATGGCGGGCTGAACATTTACACGACGCTCGATCCGGACGCCCAGCAGGCGGCGGAGGCGGCCGTGGCCTCGGAGCTGGGGAACACGCCGGAGCTGGAAGCCGCCCTGATTTCCATCGATCCGCGCAACGGATACGTCAAGGCGCTCGTCGGCGGGGCCAATTACAAGCAGAGCCAATACAACCATGTCTTTGCCACGACCCGCCAGCCGGGTTCCAGCTTTAAGCCGATCATGTACTTGTCCGCGCTGGCCTCCGGCAAAATGACGAGCGCCAGCAAGTTCAGCAGCCAGCCCACGCTGTTTCATTATGACGACAACCGCAAAACCTACAGTCCGAAAAATTTTGGGGACAAATATTTGGGAGAAATCGACATGCGCCAGGCGATCGCCCACTCGGACAACATTTACGCCGTCAACACGATTTTGACCGTCGGCGCCGAACAGGTGATCGAGCTGGGCCGGAAAATGGGGATCACCAGCCCGCTGCAGCCGGTGCCGTCGCTGGCGCTGGGCACATCCCCGGTCAGCCCGTTCGAAATGGCCACCGCTTTTGCGGTGATCGGCAATCAGGGCCGGAGCGTTAAACCGGTGGCCGTGCTGAAAATCACCGACTCCAGCGGGCGCGTACTGTACGAGGCCAAAACGCCCAAGCCCGAGCAAATCGTCGATCCGGCGGCGGCTTACGTGCTAACCAGCCTAATGGAGAGCGTATTTGAAACCGGGGGCACCGGGAACCGGGTGGCGGGCGAAATCAAGCGCCCGGTGGCGGGCAAAACCGGCACGACCGGCACGGACGCCTGGCTTGTCGGCTTTACGCCGGAGCTGTCCACCGCCGTCTGGGTCGGGTACGACAAGGGCAAAACGCTCGGCACCGCGGAATCGCGAAAGGCTGCGCCGATTTTTGCCAAATATACGGAAAAAGCATTGGAGAAAGTGCCGCCGAAAATTTTTCCGATTCCCGACGGTGTCGTCAGCGTCTATATCGACCCGGAGACCGGCAAGCTGGCGACGACGGACTGCCCCGACAAGAAGCTGGAGGTGTTCATCCAGGGAACCGAACCGACGGAATACTGCGAAGCGCACGGGGAAGGAAAGCCGGAGCCGCTCCCGGAACCGGCTCAGACGGAGAAGCGGGAAACCCATTCCTGGTGGAACGATTTGAAACGCTGGTGGATGGACTGA
- a CDS encoding DNA-3-methyladenine glycosylase encodes MNQIAKKIIPGRPLPPEFYRLTALKAGPLLLGHTLVRRTEDGDIRCRIVETESYGGVEDKGSHAFGGRRTARTEVMFGEGGIAYIYLIYGMYNCLNVVTGVPDDPQAVLIRAVEPLSPADEALMRQRRGTNARRPVDLSGGPGRLCRALDIDKSLNGVPLREPGAALWLEAGDGAPGGAVMQAPRINIAYAAEYTEKPWRFYLRDNPYVSVVDKQAVVWTN; translated from the coding sequence ATGAACCAAATCGCGAAAAAAATCATCCCCGGCCGCCCGCTGCCTCCGGAGTTTTATCGGCTCACCGCCCTGAAAGCCGGCCCTCTGCTTCTGGGGCACACGCTGGTCCGCCGGACGGAGGACGGCGACATCCGCTGCCGCATCGTGGAAACCGAGAGCTACGGAGGCGTGGAGGATAAAGGCAGCCACGCCTTCGGCGGGCGCCGCACCGCACGCACCGAGGTGATGTTCGGCGAGGGTGGCATCGCCTATATTTACCTGATTTACGGCATGTACAACTGCCTAAACGTGGTTACCGGCGTGCCGGACGATCCGCAGGCGGTGCTGATCCGCGCCGTGGAGCCGCTGTCCCCGGCCGATGAAGCGCTGATGCGCCAGCGCCGCGGCACGAACGCACGCCGTCCGGTCGACTTGTCGGGAGGACCGGGCAGGCTGTGCCGTGCCCTGGACATCGACAAGTCGCTGAACGGCGTGCCGCTCCGCGAGCCCGGGGCGGCGCTGTGGCTGGAAGCCGGAGACGGCGCGCCCGGCGGCGCCGTTATGCAGGCGCCGCGGATCAATATCGCTTACGCCGCGGAATATACCGAAAAGCCATGGCGATTTTATCTCCGCGATAACCCGTACGTTTCGGTCGTTGATAAGCAGGCCGTTGTTTGGACGAATTAG
- a CDS encoding transposase, producing the protein MEINAGTELQPFSNRFNSEQDCMEALIAMKWPSGFVCPRCDHTWCSRLTSRHIPLFECGKCKHQTSPLVGTIFEGTHLPLLKWFEALDLFLLEGGISALRLSKVVRVTYKTAWSMLHKIRHAVGEFDARELLSGDVKVNSDQYGRNPSRCQLSHPYASAVVAGCTVTESGEPEQVKIRLVPHKRGGEKRANRHDLIAFIGGHVDVHTSAVQSFPQAFRLYVPLRKVVREAWESLKSTYGALGLKHLQAYLNEYTGRRRLRLQGEEETMRQKLLRICVAIPAIPYRRLIARQPNQPLGAAA; encoded by the coding sequence ATGGAGATCAATGCGGGAACGGAACTTCAGCCATTCAGCAACCGTTTTAACAGCGAACAGGACTGCATGGAGGCGCTAATCGCGATGAAGTGGCCAAGCGGCTTTGTCTGCCCGCGCTGTGATCACACCTGGTGCAGCCGTCTGACTTCCCGGCATATCCCCTTATTCGAGTGCGGAAAGTGCAAGCATCAAACGTCGCCTTTGGTCGGCACGATTTTTGAAGGAACGCATTTGCCCTTGCTCAAGTGGTTCGAGGCCCTGGATTTATTCCTGCTTGAGGGAGGCATCTCGGCGCTGCGGCTGAGTAAGGTGGTCCGGGTCACCTACAAGACCGCTTGGTCAATGCTGCACAAAATACGCCATGCCGTGGGGGAGTTCGATGCCCGGGAGCTGCTTTCCGGAGACGTGAAGGTGAACAGCGATCAGTATGGGCGTAATCCGTCCCGGTGTCAGCTTTCACATCCGTATGCCTCGGCGGTCGTAGCGGGATGCACAGTCACGGAGTCGGGCGAGCCGGAGCAGGTCAAAATCCGCCTGGTACCGCATAAGCGGGGAGGCGAAAAAAGGGCAAACCGTCACGATCTAATCGCGTTTATTGGCGGGCATGTGGATGTCCATACATCGGCGGTGCAGTCGTTCCCTCAGGCCTTTCGGCTGTATGTGCCCTTGCGGAAAGTGGTAAGAGAGGCGTGGGAATCGCTGAAGAGTACGTATGGAGCCTTGGGACTGAAGCATCTGCAGGCGTATCTGAACGAATACACCGGGCGCCGTCGGCTGCGCCTGCAAGGAGAGGAAGAAACAATGCGGCAGAAGCTGCTGCGCATTTGTGTGGCGATTCCGGCGATCCCTTACCGCCGGCTGATCGCACGCCAACCGAACCAGCCTCTTGGGGCAGCAGCCTGA
- a CDS encoding YwhD family protein, producing MDQSPKTGKKIFALNIISNDEKSKHKGFGAGSIDLNSMSPVIIDGDEAYIDVGAMHAKSKVEKGIKFSMNREDVPNGRQVWIVWVAVDRGPEGQFYGGMTACEMWIDTEARRGWKILADHVNKMDYALKRRVILEGLTAAQKAALKNLLIDTNAEWWERTPEELKSALKA from the coding sequence ATGGATCAATCACCAAAAACGGGTAAAAAAATCTTCGCCCTGAATATCATCAGCAACGATGAGAAAAGTAAGCATAAAGGTTTTGGCGCAGGCTCCATCGATTTGAACAGCATGTCACCGGTCATCATCGACGGCGATGAAGCGTACATCGATGTCGGGGCGATGCACGCCAAAAGTAAGGTGGAAAAAGGCATCAAATTTTCGATGAACCGGGAGGATGTCCCGAACGGACGGCAGGTTTGGATCGTCTGGGTCGCGGTCGACCGCGGACCGGAAGGGCAATTTTACGGCGGGATGACCGCCTGCGAGATGTGGATCGATACAGAGGCGCGGCGCGGCTGGAAAATCCTTGCCGACCACGTCAATAAAATGGACTACGCCCTGAAGCGGCGGGTCATCCTGGAGGGATTGACGGCGGCGCAAAAAGCGGCGCTTAAAAACCTGTTGATCGATACCAACGCCGAGTGGTGGGAGCGCACGCCGGAAGAGCTGAAGAGCGCATTGAAAGCTTAA
- a CDS encoding M1 family metallopeptidase, protein MTRRTKIYGISILALCLILGTAGYALHAGPENAASFAPEKGKPKVVQKTGQTPAAPQAESIQQPKAEVLSNRVAEYHIDVALNERDGTLIGTETLTWTHPGKKTVNEIYLHLYPNAFSSPDTTFMKESGGKLRGDIMPKDGWGSMEITELRTTDGISLLHRLQYVQPDDGNAKDKTLAKVRLPVAVQGGESLTLKMKFTVKLPKVFARMGTAGNFVMAGQWFPKISVYEPAGTRGRAAEGWNLHQYHGNSEFYADFGIYSVRINVPEAYTVAATGFQTKKAAVKGGRKTVQFYADDVHDFAWAASPNFIYAEEPFSSSEVPGVRIKLYLDPAHQDLKERYFYAAKSALSNFSRWYGRYPYSTLSIVVPPADGNGAGGMEYPTLVTAFGASGDSPGYDELERTVIHEIAHQFFYGMIASNEFEEAWLDEGFASYAEDKLMEQEFGITPALPIQAALISSPAPLTQNAWKYGSSDGYTKNVYYRGKLILLDIERQVGSKTMKRILTVYAHKYRFKHPTTADFQRVVEQVTGRSWKNYFSQYVYDGKMADFSVDKITVNPLLQDGTAVYESTVVISRRGATYPKVPLQFTFKDGHTVRKQWRGEDSRVELKLQYKEPLAWVQIDPDYSLVVENKHINNYLKTEVPEPLLSRSNMSVTKLLEALLGTLIW, encoded by the coding sequence ATGACCCGACGTACTAAGATCTATGGCATTTCCATCCTTGCTTTGTGTTTAATTCTCGGAACGGCTGGGTATGCCCTCCACGCGGGCCCGGAAAATGCGGCTTCGTTCGCCCCGGAAAAGGGCAAGCCCAAGGTCGTCCAAAAAACCGGACAAACCCCGGCCGCACCGCAGGCCGAAAGCATTCAACAGCCGAAGGCGGAGGTGCTCAGCAACCGGGTCGCCGAATACCACATCGACGTTGCGCTTAATGAACGGGACGGAACGCTTATCGGCACGGAGACGTTGACATGGACCCATCCCGGAAAAAAAACGGTCAACGAAATTTATCTGCACTTGTACCCTAACGCCTTCTCCTCACCGGACACCACGTTTATGAAAGAATCGGGCGGCAAGCTGCGCGGAGATATCATGCCTAAGGACGGCTGGGGCTCCATGGAAATCACCGAGCTGCGGACGACGGACGGCATTTCCCTGCTCCACCGGCTGCAGTATGTGCAGCCGGATGACGGCAACGCGAAGGACAAAACTTTGGCCAAAGTCCGTCTGCCCGTAGCGGTTCAAGGCGGGGAAAGCCTTACGTTGAAGATGAAGTTCACCGTCAAGCTGCCGAAGGTTTTTGCGCGGATGGGGACGGCGGGGAATTTCGTGATGGCCGGGCAGTGGTTTCCGAAAATCAGCGTGTATGAGCCTGCGGGCACCCGGGGGCGCGCGGCGGAAGGCTGGAATCTCCATCAATACCACGGAAATTCCGAATTCTATGCCGACTTTGGCATATACAGCGTGAGAATTAATGTGCCTGAAGCCTATACCGTTGCCGCTACCGGATTTCAGACGAAAAAAGCCGCCGTCAAAGGCGGACGGAAAACGGTGCAGTTTTACGCCGACGATGTTCATGACTTCGCCTGGGCGGCTTCCCCCAATTTCATTTACGCGGAAGAGCCTTTTTCCTCCTCCGAGGTGCCGGGCGTGCGGATCAAGCTTTACCTGGACCCCGCCCATCAGGATTTGAAAGAGCGCTACTTCTATGCGGCCAAATCGGCTTTGTCCAATTTCAGCAGGTGGTACGGACGGTATCCTTATTCCACCCTGTCCATCGTGGTGCCCCCCGCGGACGGAAACGGAGCCGGCGGGATGGAATACCCGACGCTTGTGACCGCTTTTGGCGCTAGCGGCGATTCTCCCGGTTACGATGAGCTGGAGCGGACGGTCATTCATGAAATCGCGCACCAGTTTTTTTACGGCATGATCGCTAGCAATGAATTTGAAGAGGCTTGGCTGGATGAAGGCTTCGCTTCCTATGCGGAGGACAAATTAATGGAGCAGGAGTTCGGCATCACCCCGGCGCTCCCGATCCAGGCCGCCCTGATTTCCTCACCGGCTCCGCTGACCCAGAACGCCTGGAAGTACGGATCCAGCGACGGTTATACCAAAAATGTCTATTACCGCGGCAAGCTTATTTTGCTCGATATTGAACGCCAGGTGGGAAGCAAAACGATGAAGCGCATTTTAACGGTATACGCCCACAAGTACCGCTTTAAACATCCAACGACGGCCGATTTCCAGCGGGTGGTCGAACAGGTCACCGGGCGCAGCTGGAAAAACTATTTTTCGCAGTATGTATACGATGGCAAAATGGCCGACTTCTCCGTCGACAAAATCACGGTGAATCCGCTCCTCCAGGACGGGACCGCCGTTTACGAATCCACCGTCGTCATCTCCCGCAGAGGGGCGACCTATCCGAAGGTACCCTTGCAGTTCACGTTCAAGGACGGCCATACGGTGCGAAAACAATGGAGAGGCGAGGACAGCCGCGTCGAGCTTAAACTGCAATACAAGGAACCGCTTGCTTGGGTGCAAATCGATCCCGACTATTCGCTGGTGGTCGAAAACAAACACATCAACAATTATTTGAAGACGGAAGTACCCGAGCCCCTTCTTTCGCGCTCCAATATGAGCGTGACCAAGCTGCTGGAAGCCCTGCTCGGAACACTTATATGGTAA
- a CDS encoding C40 family peptidase, with the protein MKKRLTVTAVSFALLFTIGTGSVFADSKLDSAIEEGLGSPYSAGGTTTSGFDCSGFTMYVFNKLGIDLPHQSGSQFEMGTSVSKDELIAGDLVFFNTSGDGISHVGIYVGDGKFAHASSSKGVVISKLSESYYEKRYVGAKRIMSSEKFEAVTAEQ; encoded by the coding sequence TTGAAAAAGCGTTTGACCGTAACAGCAGTAAGTTTTGCATTGCTTTTCACGATCGGAACCGGCAGCGTTTTCGCGGATTCCAAACTGGACAGCGCCATTGAAGAAGGCCTCGGATCTCCTTACTCCGCAGGCGGAACAACAACGTCCGGTTTTGATTGCTCCGGATTTACGATGTATGTATTTAACAAGCTCGGCATCGATCTTCCTCATCAATCGGGCTCCCAATTTGAGATGGGAACAAGCGTTTCCAAGGATGAATTAATCGCAGGCGATCTGGTGTTCTTCAACACTTCCGGCGATGGCATATCTCATGTTGGTATTTATGTCGGCGACGGCAAATTTGCGCATGCCTCTTCTTCCAAAGGAGTTGTCATCAGCAAACTGAGCGAAAGTTACTACGAGAAGCGGTATGTTGGAGCTAAGCGCATTATGAGCTCCGAGAAATTTGAAGCTGTGACAGCCGAACAGTAG
- a CDS encoding C40 family peptidase: MRKTLAAAVTSLALCFSLGTGSAFADEQETSLSNIVNSVYGTPYKYGGTSTAGFDCSGFTRYVFEQMGVTLPRVSTAQYKVGTPVSKSKLQAGDLVFFNTLGGGKVSHVGVYVGDGEFAHASSSKGIRIDKLSSSYYQNRFVGAKRVLSKYGYSVYAAES; this comes from the coding sequence TTGAGAAAGACTTTAGCAGCAGCGGTAACGAGTTTGGCTCTATGTTTCAGTCTGGGAACGGGAAGCGCCTTTGCGGACGAGCAGGAAACGTCGCTCTCCAACATCGTCAATTCCGTGTACGGCACGCCTTACAAATACGGCGGCACCAGTACGGCCGGATTTGATTGCTCCGGGTTTACGCGGTATGTGTTCGAACAAATGGGCGTTACGCTTCCTCGCGTATCCACGGCCCAATACAAGGTAGGAACTCCGGTATCAAAAAGCAAGCTGCAAGCCGGCGATCTTGTCTTCTTTAACACCCTGGGTGGCGGAAAAGTATCGCATGTGGGCGTCTACGTTGGCGACGGAGAATTTGCCCATGCCTCTTCATCCAAAGGAATCCGGATCGACAAATTGAGCAGCAGTTATTACCAGAACCGCTTCGTTGGCGCGAAGCGGGTGCTCAGCAAATACGGTTATTCCGTATACGCCGCGGAATCCTGA
- a CDS encoding GNAT family N-acetyltransferase: MDKPIVQFRIVPMEESHGAEICTWRYDSPYDVYSWLPWEQMKALDVEFGNPAIRAEQYVSVLDENGELAGFAQYFPLERVTRLGIGMKPELCGQGLGKRFVTAIVEEALRRKPGHEIDLEVLTWNTRAIRAYQKAGFTITDLYDKMTPGGISKPFYCMVYRGSHPSS, translated from the coding sequence ATGGATAAACCGATTGTTCAGTTTCGCATCGTTCCCATGGAAGAGAGCCACGGCGCAGAAATCTGCACCTGGCGGTACGATTCTCCCTATGATGTTTACAGCTGGCTTCCTTGGGAACAAATGAAAGCGCTCGATGTCGAATTCGGCAACCCGGCGATCAGAGCGGAGCAATACGTGTCCGTGCTGGACGAGAACGGAGAACTCGCCGGATTTGCCCAATATTTCCCGTTGGAAAGGGTTACGCGGCTCGGTATCGGTATGAAGCCGGAATTGTGCGGACAAGGGCTCGGCAAACGGTTTGTAACGGCGATCGTCGAGGAGGCGCTGCGGCGGAAACCGGGCCATGAGATCGATTTGGAAGTGCTGACGTGGAACACCCGGGCGATTCGCGCTTATCAAAAGGCCGGCTTCACCATCACGGACCTTTACGACAAAATGACCCCTGGCGGCATCTCCAAGCCTTTTTATTGCATGGTGTATCGAGGGTCTCACCCCTCATCCTAA
- a CDS encoding c-type cytochrome gives MQKWIMSGLFFVACAMAIVLMFTLPSREQAAKEAKPQLPEITMNAAQAEATVKANCITCHGDQLQGGAGPNLQKIGAELTADQLYGIITKGKGGMMPSFKDRLKDEEIANVAMWLAEKK, from the coding sequence ATGCAAAAGTGGATCATGAGCGGATTGTTCTTCGTGGCTTGCGCTATGGCCATCGTATTGATGTTCACCCTGCCGAGCCGGGAGCAGGCCGCCAAGGAAGCCAAACCGCAATTGCCTGAAATTACGATGAATGCGGCACAAGCCGAAGCCACCGTAAAAGCAAACTGCATCACCTGCCACGGCGATCAGTTGCAAGGGGGCGCGGGACCGAATCTGCAAAAGATCGGCGCAGAACTGACGGCAGACCAGCTTTACGGCATTATCACCAAAGGCAAAGGCGGAATGATGCCTTCCTTCAAGGATCGGCTCAAGGATGAAGAAATTGCCAACGTCGCGATGTGGCTCGCGGAGAAAAAATAA
- a CDS encoding 4a-hydroxytetrahydrobiopterin dehydratase, which produces MPFTPQEVQAHLEKLEGWELEEGRWIFRKYTFSNFMKGIAFVDEVAAISEAFNHHPFITIDYKTVTLRLTSWEEGGITAVDIKEAQQYNEAFEKMRAAD; this is translated from the coding sequence ATGCCGTTTACACCGCAAGAAGTACAAGCGCATTTGGAAAAGCTGGAAGGCTGGGAACTTGAGGAAGGACGATGGATCTTCCGCAAATATACGTTCTCCAATTTTATGAAAGGCATTGCTTTCGTGGATGAGGTGGCTGCGATTTCGGAAGCGTTTAATCATCATCCGTTTATTACGATCGACTATAAAACCGTGACTCTTCGGCTGACTTCATGGGAAGAAGGCGGAATTACGGCAGTGGATATTAAAGAAGCGCAGCAATATAACGAGGCGTTCGAGAAAATGCGCGCCGCGGATTAG
- the motA gene encoding flagellar motor stator protein MotA, producing the protein MEISSIIGLILGFVALIVGMFLKGAPIGSLVSNPAAFVIIFVGTAASLFMAFPMADMKKFPKLLKLIVSQPKMITKAELITLFTEWATITRREGLLALEAKVEEIDDDFLRGGMRMIIDGNDQEFVQDVLTEDIAATEERHKVGAQIFAQAGMYAPTLGVLGAVVGLIAALSDMSDIEKLSHAISGAFIATVFGIFTGYVLWHPIANKLKRLSKKEMEVKLMMVEGLLSIQSGVSTIAIQQKLAVFLTPAERAEILEKGVNEGEQKE; encoded by the coding sequence ATGGAAATTTCATCGATTATCGGACTTATTCTTGGATTCGTTGCGCTCATTGTAGGGATGTTTCTAAAAGGTGCGCCTATTGGAAGCTTGGTCTCCAACCCAGCGGCCTTCGTCATCATATTCGTCGGAACCGCGGCGTCGCTGTTCATGGCCTTCCCTATGGCGGATATGAAAAAGTTTCCCAAGCTGCTTAAATTGATCGTCTCTCAACCGAAGATGATCACCAAAGCTGAATTGATTACGTTGTTTACGGAGTGGGCCACGATTACCCGGCGCGAAGGACTCCTGGCCTTGGAAGCGAAAGTCGAAGAAATCGATGACGACTTCCTGCGCGGAGGCATGCGCATGATCATCGACGGCAACGACCAGGAATTCGTTCAGGACGTGCTTACGGAAGACATTGCGGCTACCGAAGAACGGCATAAAGTCGGGGCGCAGATCTTTGCCCAGGCTGGGATGTATGCGCCGACCCTAGGCGTTCTCGGCGCCGTCGTCGGTCTGATTGCGGCCCTTTCGGATATGAGTGATATCGAAAAATTGTCCCACGCGATTTCCGGCGCTTTTATCGCCACCGTATTTGGTATTTTTACCGGTTATGTGCTGTGGCATCCGATCGCCAATAAATTGAAACGTCTCTCCAAAAAAGAGATGGAAGTGAAATTAATGATGGTGGAGGGACTGCTGTCGATTCAATCCGGCGTATCCACCATCGCCATTCAACAGAAGCTGGCCGTGTTCTTAACCCCTGCCGAACGTGCGGAAATTTTAGAAAAGGGGGTAAATGAAGGTGAGCAAAAAGAATAA